The DNA segment GTTTTCCCTCTTTCCCTTTGCGGGCCAAGTTCTTAGAATCTCCGGCATTGTCCGGGACTCGCCACCCACAGGCAAGGATTTTTTTGGAACGGTCGTTCTTTTTTATGATATGCCGCCTTCCGCACCCGAAGAGGCTGGAGGGGCGCCCGCACAAGAGGTCATCATGGGTTTGTCGATCAATCTGGAAGGCAAGGTAGCGCTGGTCACCGGCGCGTCAAGCGGGCTTGGCTCGCGTTTCGCCACGGTCCTGGCGGCCGCTGGCGCCAAGGTGGTACTGGCCTCTCGCCGTACCGAGCGCCTCAAGGAACTGCGTGCGGCAATCGAGGCGGAGGGCGGCAGCGCCCACGTGGTGCGGCTCGACGTGACCGACCCGGACAGCATCCGCTCGGCGGTGGCGCATGCGGAGACCGAGGCCGGCTCGATCGACATCCTGGTTAACAATTCGGGCGTGTCGACCACGCAGAAGCTGACCGACGTCACCCCTGACGATTTCGATTTTGTCTTCGACACCAATACCCGCGGCGCCTTCTTCGTCGCGCAGGAAGTGGCCAAGCGCATGATCGCGCGGGCCAAGGGCGCCGAGAAGAACGGCAGCCCGCTGCCGCAGGCGCGCATCGTCAATGTCGCGTCGGTGGCTGGCCTGAAGGTGCTGTCGCAGATCGGCATCTATTGCATGAGCAAGGCGTCGGTGGTGCACATGACCAAGGCCATGGCGCTGGAATGGGCGCGCCATGGCATCAACACCAACGCGATCTGTCCCGGCTATATCGATACCGAGATCAACCACCACCACTGGGACTCGGACGCCGGCCAGAAGCTGATCCAGATGCTGCCGCGCAAGCGCCTGGGCAAGCCCGACGATCTCGACGGCTTGCTGTTGCTGCTGGCGTCCGACCAGTCGCAATTCATCAACGGTGCCGTGATCACCGCCGACGACGGCATGGTCTGACTCCGGCCGCCGGCGCCGCGCCGCCCGCTTTCTACCCGCTACCTGCCCGCGCGCCACAAGCGTGCGGCGGGGCATCCCAGCTGTCCACCCCAGGGCTTATCCGGTCCCCTTGGGCGGGCTTTTCGAGCGCGGCTTCCAGTTCCCCATCAAAGAAAGTTGATGCGCGTCGTGCCAGTCTTGGCATAATCCGCCATGTCTTTAGACTAAGTCTTTACATACAAGCAAAAAATGCCGCAGTGGCCGCCTGGCCCAAGCGGCCCTGGACCGGAGGCCGGGGAGATGGAGCAACAAGAAGAGGCACGGCGCAATGCCGTGCCGCAACACGTCGTCGATTCCGCGGTGATCCCGCGGGCGGCAGACGAAGCGCAGGACACTGAATTCCGGGTTTCACCCCGCCTCGAGGACTGGATTGGCGTGATCGTGATGCTGCTGCTGGTAGGCATCACCTTCGCCAACGTGGTAGTCCGCTATTTCACTGACGAGTCGTTTGCCTGGACCGAGGAATTCTCGGTCTTCCTGATGATCGTGCTGGCACTGGTCGCGGGCAGCGCCGCGGTGGCGCGCAATCGCAATATCCGCATCGAATTCTTCTTTGAGCGCGGCAGCGCGGCGCGCCAGCGCCGGCTGGCGATCCTGTCGGCGCTGGCGGTGGCCGTGATGTTCATCGCGCTGGCAGTATTGGGTGCGCGCATCACCTGGGATGAGTACACCTTTGGCGAAACCTCGCCGGGCATCGGCGTGCCGAGCTGGTGGTACTCGATCTGGCTGCCGGTGCTGTCGGCCGGCATTGCGCTGCGCGCGCTGGGCCTGGCGTTGCGCAACGTGCGTGCGCTCAAGGCGCTGCATGAAGAGAACCGGATGGCGAAGGAGCGTTTGCAATGACGCTGGTTGCCATCATCCTGTTTGTGGTCTTTATCGGCCTGATGCTGCTGGGCGTGCCCATCGGCGTGTCGCTGGGGCTGGGCGGCCTGATCGCGATCGGCCTGTCCAACCTGGATACCCAGATGTTCGGCCTGCTGGCCGTGCCGCAGAACTTCTACGCCGGGCTGGCCAAGTACCCGCTGCTGGCGATCCCGATGTTCGTGCTGGTGGGGTCGATCTTCGACCGTTCCGGCGTGGCGCAGCGGCTGGTGACCTTTGCCATCGCCGTCGTCGGGCGCGGACCGGGCATGCTGCCGCTGGTGGCGATCCTGGTGGCGATGTTCCTCGGCGGCATTTCCGGCTCGGGTCCGGCCAACGCGGCCGCGGTCGGCGGCGTGATGATCGCGGCGATGTCGCGGGCGGGGTATCCCGGTTCGTACAGCGCCGCGGTGGTCGGCGCGGCGGCCGCGACCGACATCCTGATCCCGCCGTCGGTGGCCTTCATCATCTACAGCGTGCTGGTACCCGGCGCGTCGGTGCCGGCACTGTTCGCCGCGGGCATGATTCCGGGCGTGCTGGCCGGCGTGGCGCTGATCGTGCCGGCGGTGTGGCTGGCTCGCAAGCACAACATGGGTGCCGCCGAGGCTGCGCTGCCGCGTCCGCCGTTCTGGAAGAGCCTGCGCGAAGCGGCGTGGGGCCTGGTGGCGCCGTTCCTGATCCTGGGTGGCATGCGCGCCGGCTGGTTCACGCCGACCGAAGCCGCCGTGGTGGCGGTGGTGTACGGCCTCTTCGTCGGCATGGTGGTGTACCGCAGCATCGGCATGCGCGACCTGTTCACGATCTTCCAGGAAGCGGCCGAGACCTCGGCGGTGATCCTGCTGGTGGTCGCGCTGGCCGGCATCTTCGCCTATGCGCTGTCTACGCTGGGCGTGATCGATCCGCTGGCGCACGCCATCGCCAATTCCGGCCTGGGCGAGTACGGCGTGCTGGCGCTGATCGTGCTGCTGCTGATGACGGTAGGCATGTTCCTGGACGGCATCTCGATCTTCCTGATCTTCGTGCCGCTGCTGCTGCCGATCGCCAATGCCTTCCACTGGAACCCGGTGTGGTTCGGCGTGGTGCTGACGCTGAAGGTGGCGCTGGGCCAGTTCACGCCGCCGCTGGCCGTGAACCTGATGGTGTCGTGCCGGATCGCCCGCGTGCGCATGGAAGAGACCGTGCCCTGGGTGATCTGGATGCTGCTGGCGATGTTCGTTGCCATGCTGATGGTGCTGGCCTATCCGCCGCTGGCGACCTGGCTGCCGGAATACCTCGGCTATTGATCGCTGTTGACTTCACTTTGCATTCACAAACAAGAATTGACGATTCCCGAGAGGAGATAAGATGAAACGTCGTGCCCTGATGCTCGCAACGGCCGCCGCCATTGCCGCTTCCGCCTTCGCCCCCCCCGGCGCGATGGCGCAGACCTACAAGTCCGAGTACAAGATGTCGCTGGTGCTCGGCCCGGCCTTCCCGTGGGGCAAGGGTGGCGAGATCTGGGCCGACCTGGTCAAGCAGCGCACCAATGGCCGCATCAATATCAAGCTGTACCCGGGCACCTCGCTGGTGGCCGGCGACCAGACCCGCGAGTTCTCGGCGATCCGCCAGGGCGTGATCGACATGGCGGTCGGCTCGACCATCAACTGGTCGCCGCAGGTCAAGGAACTGAACCTGTTCTCGCTGCCGTTCCTGATGCCGGACTACAAGGCGCTGGACGCACTGACGCAGGGCGAAGTCGGCAAGTCGATCTTCACCACGCTGGAAAAGGCCGGCGTGGTGCCGCTGGCCTGGGGCGAGAACGGCTTCCGCGAGGTGTCGAACTCCAAGCGGGAGATCCGCAAGCCGGAAGACCTCAAGGGCATGAAGCTGCGCGTGGTGGGCTCGCCGCTGTACATCGAGACCTTCAACGCGCTGGGCGCCAACCCGACGCAGATGAGCTGGGCCGACGCGCAGCCGGCGATGGCCTCGGGCGCCGTGGACGGCCAGGAGAACCCGCAGTCGGTGTTCGCCGCCGCCAAGCTGTACACGGTGGGCCAGAAGTTCGTCACCGCCTGGGGCTACGTGGCTGACCCGCTGATCTTCGTGGTCAACAAGCAGATCTGGGAAAGCTGGACCCCGGCTGACCGCGAGATCGTCAAGCAGGCCGCCATCGACGCCGGCAAGCAGGAAATCGTGCTCGCCCGCAAGGGCCTGGCCGAGGCCGGCGCGCCCGCCTGGAAGGAAATGGAAGGCCACGGCGTCAAGGTCACGCACCTGACGCCGGCCGAGCATGACGCCTTCCGCAAGGCGACCGCCAAGGTCTACGACAAGTGGAAGAAGCAGATCGGCGCCGACCTGGTGACCAAGGCTGAAGGCGCGATCGCCAAGCGCTAAGTCACGAAGCAGGCCCGCCAGTGTTGGCGGGCCTGTTGCATTGGAGGCTGTGATGAAACACGTCTATACGGTGGTCATGCCGATCCGCTGGGGCGACATGGATGCGATGGGCCATGTCAACAACACCGTCTATTTCCAGTACCTGGAGCAGGCGCGCATAGAGTGGTTCGCGTCGCTGGGGCGCGGCGGCAAGGATCCGCAAGGGCAGGGCCCGGTCATCATCAATGCGCATATGACCTTCCTGAAGCAGTTGCGCTATCCGGGGGATATCGAGTGTCGGGTCTATGCCGGGCAGCTGGGGCGTACCAGTTTCGAGACGCGCATGGAGATCCGGCGTACCGATCTGCCCGACGTGGTCTGGGCAGAGGGCGGGGCCAAGGTGGTGTGGTGCGATTATTCGGTGGAGAAGTCGGTGCCGGTGCCCCCGGAAATCCGCGCGATCATCGAGGGTTGAGCTTCAGTGGTTGACCAGCCGCTGGACCAGGTCGACCGACGTGCTCGCCCCATACTTCTTCATCAACCGCGCGCGGTAGATATCCACCGTGCGAGGGCTGATTGCCAGCAGCTTGCCGATCTGCTTGCTGGTCTTCCCCTCCACCAGCTGCGCCGCGATGTCGCGCTCGCGCGCGGTCAGCTCGGCCGTGACCTGCCGCTTCTGCGACAGGTCCTCAAAGGTCCAGATCCCCGCGCCCAGCGGCTGCGAACGATCGAGCGCGCGCCCGGTGACATGGCACCAGAACAGCTCGCCGCCGGCGCGCTTCATGATGCGCTCGTCCGAGTACATGCCGTGCTTGTTCATGATCGGCACGATGCGCGCGCCGGTGCGCTCGAATTCGTCCGGGGTGGGGTAGAGCACCTGGAACGACTGGCCCAGCAGCGCCTCGCGCGTCGTGCCGAAAATGCGGCAGACTTCTTCGTTGCAGTCTTCGATCACGCGCTCGCGTGACAGCACCAGGCCCACGGGGGCGAGCTGGAAAGCGGTCTGGTAGTCGATGGCGGGCATCTACTTATGTATTTTTACGTAATGGCGTAGCCGGCGGGGCTTGCGTATCCTGTCGGTCGGACGAGAGACGGTGGTAATCGCCGATTGTACCGTTACAATTTCCCTGCGTCGCCCGCCGCACAAGCCGGCGGGGGAAGCACGACAGCGGAACCCCGAGGAACTACCGAGGAAGGAGCGAACATGAACAAGGTCCACGCCAGCGCCGCAGAAGCGCTTGCAGGCGTCGTCCGCGACGGCCAGACGATCGCCGTTGGCGGTTTCGGGCTGTGCGGCATCCCCGAGGCGCTGATCGTCGCGCTGCGCGACAGCGGCGCCAAGCAGCTTACCTGCATCTCCAACAATGCCGGCGTCGACGGCTTCGGGCTGGGCCTGCTGCTGGCCACCCGCCAGATCAAGAAGATGATCTCGTCCTACGTGGGCGAGAACAAGGAATTCGAGCGCCAGTACCTGGCCGGTGAACTCGAGCTGGAATTCACCCCGCAAGGCACGCTGGCCGAGAAGCTGCGCGCCGGCGGCTCCGGCATCCCGGCGTTCTTCACCAAGACCGGTGTCGGCACCATCGTCGCCGAAGGCAAGGAAATCCGCGAATTCGACGGCGAGCAATACGTGATGGAGCGTTCGCTGACCGCCGACGTCGCGCTGGTCAAGGCCTGGAAGGCCGACAAGGCCGGCAACCTGGTGTTCCGCCGCACCGCGCGCAACTT comes from the Cupriavidus sp. P-10 genome and includes:
- a CDS encoding acyl-CoA thioesterase, coding for MKHVYTVVMPIRWGDMDAMGHVNNTVYFQYLEQARIEWFASLGRGGKDPQGQGPVIINAHMTFLKQLRYPGDIECRVYAGQLGRTSFETRMEIRRTDLPDVVWAEGGAKVVWCDYSVEKSVPVPPEIRAIIEG
- a CDS encoding SDR family oxidoreductase, which encodes MGLSINLEGKVALVTGASSGLGSRFATVLAAAGAKVVLASRRTERLKELRAAIEAEGGSAHVVRLDVTDPDSIRSAVAHAETEAGSIDILVNNSGVSTTQKLTDVTPDDFDFVFDTNTRGAFFVAQEVAKRMIARAKGAEKNGSPLPQARIVNVASVAGLKVLSQIGIYCMSKASVVHMTKAMALEWARHGINTNAICPGYIDTEINHHHWDSDAGQKLIQMLPRKRLGKPDDLDGLLLLLASDQSQFINGAVITADDGMV
- a CDS encoding PAS and helix-turn-helix domain-containing protein: MPAIDYQTAFQLAPVGLVLSRERVIEDCNEEVCRIFGTTREALLGQSFQVLYPTPDEFERTGARIVPIMNKHGMYSDERIMKRAGGELFWCHVTGRALDRSQPLGAGIWTFEDLSQKRQVTAELTARERDIAAQLVEGKTSKQIGKLLAISPRTVDIYRARLMKKYGASTSVDLVQRLVNH
- a CDS encoding TRAP transporter large permease — encoded protein: MTLVAIILFVVFIGLMLLGVPIGVSLGLGGLIAIGLSNLDTQMFGLLAVPQNFYAGLAKYPLLAIPMFVLVGSIFDRSGVAQRLVTFAIAVVGRGPGMLPLVAILVAMFLGGISGSGPANAAAVGGVMIAAMSRAGYPGSYSAAVVGAAAATDILIPPSVAFIIYSVLVPGASVPALFAAGMIPGVLAGVALIVPAVWLARKHNMGAAEAALPRPPFWKSLREAAWGLVAPFLILGGMRAGWFTPTEAAVVAVVYGLFVGMVVYRSIGMRDLFTIFQEAAETSAVILLVVALAGIFAYALSTLGVIDPLAHAIANSGLGEYGVLALIVLLLMTVGMFLDGISIFLIFVPLLLPIANAFHWNPVWFGVVLTLKVALGQFTPPLAVNLMVSCRIARVRMEETVPWVIWMLLAMFVAMLMVLAYPPLATWLPEYLGY
- a CDS encoding CoA transferase subunit A; the protein is MNKVHASAAEALAGVVRDGQTIAVGGFGLCGIPEALIVALRDSGAKQLTCISNNAGVDGFGLGLLLATRQIKKMISSYVGENKEFERQYLAGELELEFTPQGTLAEKLRAGGSGIPAFFTKTGVGTIVAEGKEIREFDGEQYVMERSLTADVALVKAWKADKAGNLVFRRTARNFNPMCAMAGKVTVAEVEQIVETGELDPDEIHLAGIFVQRLVLNTNPEKRIEQRTVRAAS
- a CDS encoding TRAP transporter small permease; this translates as MEQQEEARRNAVPQHVVDSAVIPRAADEAQDTEFRVSPRLEDWIGVIVMLLLVGITFANVVVRYFTDESFAWTEEFSVFLMIVLALVAGSAAVARNRNIRIEFFFERGSAARQRRLAILSALAVAVMFIALAVLGARITWDEYTFGETSPGIGVPSWWYSIWLPVLSAGIALRALGLALRNVRALKALHEENRMAKERLQ
- a CDS encoding DctP family TRAP transporter solute-binding subunit, which translates into the protein MKRRALMLATAAAIAASAFAPPGAMAQTYKSEYKMSLVLGPAFPWGKGGEIWADLVKQRTNGRINIKLYPGTSLVAGDQTREFSAIRQGVIDMAVGSTINWSPQVKELNLFSLPFLMPDYKALDALTQGEVGKSIFTTLEKAGVVPLAWGENGFREVSNSKREIRKPEDLKGMKLRVVGSPLYIETFNALGANPTQMSWADAQPAMASGAVDGQENPQSVFAAAKLYTVGQKFVTAWGYVADPLIFVVNKQIWESWTPADREIVKQAAIDAGKQEIVLARKGLAEAGAPAWKEMEGHGVKVTHLTPAEHDAFRKATAKVYDKWKKQIGADLVTKAEGAIAKR